One Leptospira bouyouniensis DNA window includes the following coding sequences:
- the nrfD gene encoding NrfD/PsrC family molybdoenzyme membrane anchor subunit, which produces MSLTQAVRDKLDIPDLVTGGKSLKDVTVDIAKPNEDFPTKLWWNTFLLVLTITLIDVAIIGYLFYEGLYLLGINNPVGWGFFVVNFVFWIGIGHAGTLISAVLYLFRQGWRTGINRAAEAMTIFAVLVAASNLILHVGRPWLGFWLFPYPNERGPLWVNFRSPLIWDTFAVSTYLSISMVFWYLGLIPDLATLRDRATETWRKNLYNILAFGWVGSARAWSHLEIVSMILAALSTPLVLSVHTIVSFDFAVSILPGWHTTIFPPYFVAGAIFSGFAMVVTLMVIAREVFNLKNYITMKHLDNMNKIMMVTGLIVGLAYGTEFFIAWYSGNEYEGFAFWNRAFGPYGWAYFIMISCNVLSPQVFWFRKLRYNIPVMFVASLVVNVGMWFERFVIMMTLNRDFLPSSWAMYTPTLFDYAMLIGTFGIFFTLFLLWCRIMPVIAIAEVKTVMPQKEGAHH; this is translated from the coding sequence ATGTCATTAACACAAGCAGTTAGAGATAAATTAGATATCCCCGACCTGGTAACAGGCGGGAAATCGCTTAAAGATGTAACCGTTGATATCGCAAAACCAAACGAAGATTTCCCAACCAAACTTTGGTGGAATACCTTCCTATTGGTTCTTACGATCACCCTGATCGACGTAGCCATTATCGGTTATTTGTTTTACGAAGGCCTTTACCTCCTTGGGATCAACAACCCAGTTGGTTGGGGATTTTTCGTCGTTAACTTCGTATTCTGGATTGGTATTGGTCACGCAGGAACTTTGATTTCTGCCGTTTTATATCTGTTCCGTCAAGGTTGGAGAACAGGGATTAACCGTGCTGCGGAAGCGATGACAATCTTTGCCGTTCTTGTAGCGGCATCGAACCTCATCCTCCACGTGGGTCGTCCATGGCTTGGATTTTGGCTCTTTCCATATCCAAACGAAAGAGGTCCACTTTGGGTGAACTTCCGTTCCCCACTCATCTGGGACACATTTGCGGTTTCCACATACCTTTCGATTTCGATGGTTTTCTGGTATTTGGGTCTTATCCCTGACCTTGCAACCCTCAGAGATCGTGCGACAGAAACTTGGAGAAAGAACTTATACAACATCCTAGCCTTTGGTTGGGTTGGTTCGGCAAGAGCTTGGTCTCATCTGGAAATCGTTTCCATGATTTTAGCTGCTCTTTCCACTCCACTCGTTCTTTCGGTGCACACAATTGTATCCTTCGACTTCGCGGTTTCCATCCTCCCAGGTTGGCACACGACCATCTTTCCTCCATACTTCGTTGCCGGTGCGATTTTCTCCGGATTTGCCATGGTGGTAACTCTTATGGTCATTGCACGTGAAGTGTTCAACTTAAAGAACTACATCACAATGAAACACTTGGACAACATGAACAAAATCATGATGGTGACAGGTCTTATCGTTGGTCTTGCTTACGGAACAGAGTTTTTCATCGCTTGGTATTCTGGAAACGAATACGAAGGATTTGCATTCTGGAACAGAGCATTTGGACCATATGGTTGGGCTTACTTCATTATGATTTCCTGTAACGTATTGTCACCACAGGTATTCTGGTTCCGCAAACTTCGTTACAACATCCCTGTGATGTTTGTAGCCTCTCTTGTGGTAAACGTAGGTATGTGGTTTGAACGATTTGTGATCATGATGACACTGAACCGTGACTTTTTACCATCCAGTTGGGCCATGTATACGCCAACACTTTTCGACTACGCTATGTTAATCGGAACGTTTGGTATCTTCTTTACTCTCTTCCTTCTCTGGTGCCGAATCATGCCAGTGATTGCGATTGCAGAAGTAAAAACAGTGATGCCACAAAAAGAAGGAGCACACCACTAG
- a CDS encoding DUF3341 domain-containing protein, whose translation MYLPKLEQFHKYKEMDEGVLGIFDTPEAIMHAAEKTKEKDYIGFDCILPYPVHGIDEAMGTPRSGLPWITFFAGIFGCTIGILFQYLTHAHDWPLNISGKSLNAWFAYVPIIFELTVFSAGIYTVAALCFLSGIPKATRRILHPDLTSHKFGLWIPKSAKGYNESDVVSFVKSLGGSEVTVVKPENQK comes from the coding sequence ATGTATCTTCCAAAATTAGAACAGTTTCACAAATACAAAGAAATGGACGAAGGTGTGCTCGGGATTTTCGACACTCCTGAAGCCATTATGCATGCTGCGGAAAAAACGAAGGAGAAGGATTATATCGGATTCGATTGTATCCTTCCTTACCCAGTGCACGGAATTGACGAAGCCATGGGAACACCTAGATCGGGTCTTCCTTGGATCACTTTCTTTGCTGGGATTTTTGGATGCACAATTGGAATTTTATTCCAATACCTAACTCATGCACATGACTGGCCTCTCAATATTTCGGGAAAATCTCTCAATGCATGGTTTGCCTATGTGCCAATCATCTTTGAATTAACTGTATTCTCCGCAGGGATTTATACAGTCGCTGCTTTATGTTTTTTAAGCGGTATTCCCAAAGCAACTCGTCGTATCCTTCACCCGGATTTGACGTCTCATAAATTCGGTCTTTGGATTCCAAAGTCTGCGAAAGGGTATAACGAATCCGATGTGGTTTCGTTTGTCAAAAGCCTTGGCGGGTCCGAAGTAACTGTTGTGAAACCGGAGAACCAAAAATGA
- a CDS encoding c-type cytochrome, with translation MKQNIFRVFALVAVVFFANCDYKTPVYEYFPNMYDSPARESQEADSFASNGSASRIPPKGAIPVGYFPYPYAAEATPDTLPGADKGLKNPIAKVSLGDLMIGEKRYQTYCTPCHGVQGLGNGSVVGPAPKFQQPPPSVVSDKIRGWSDGQIYHIITMGRGLMGSYAYQIEPEDRWKLIAYIRKLQEYEVKNKKAN, from the coding sequence ATGAAACAAAACATCTTTCGAGTTTTCGCACTCGTAGCAGTCGTTTTTTTCGCAAACTGTGATTATAAAACTCCTGTTTATGAATACTTTCCGAACATGTATGATTCTCCTGCTAGAGAATCACAAGAAGCAGATTCTTTTGCTTCGAATGGTTCTGCTTCAAGGATTCCACCAAAAGGTGCGATCCCAGTCGGATACTTTCCATACCCATATGCAGCGGAAGCAACTCCCGACACACTTCCTGGTGCGGATAAAGGATTAAAGAATCCTATCGCAAAGGTAAGTTTAGGAGATTTGATGATTGGAGAAAAACGTTACCAAACATATTGTACACCATGCCATGGAGTACAAGGTTTAGGAAATGGATCTGTTGTTGGACCGGCTCCAAAGTTCCAACAACCACCTCCATCAGTTGTTTCTGATAAAATCCGCGGTTGGTCCGATGGACAAATCTACCATATCATTACAATGGGTCGAGGTCTGATGGGAAGTTATGCTTACCAAATCGAACCAGAAGACAGATGGAAGCTCATCGCTTACATCCGTAAACTTCAAGAATATGAAGTGAAAAATAAAAAGGCGAACTAG
- a CDS encoding SH3 domain-containing protein translates to MKLKLVAFLIVGMSVTACSKNAEVTWHKNCDAKTNKASLDFTVPLYSEPDSNSKVVEFVPVGTVVKVFEARNHNVWAPKYFIKVQTAKNEGFMSPRCFVVGQDPANSVWRYSKGLVTDSKPFYDPADKAHYPRGTEYSNLKDLPKEKIPLSELTKGLEEGTYINKNMLKQN, encoded by the coding sequence TTGAAACTGAAATTAGTAGCATTCTTGATCGTTGGGATGAGCGTAACAGCTTGTTCCAAAAACGCAGAGGTAACTTGGCATAAAAATTGTGATGCCAAAACCAACAAAGCTAGTTTGGATTTTACTGTTCCTTTGTATTCAGAACCAGATTCGAATTCTAAGGTGGTAGAGTTTGTTCCCGTAGGGACTGTAGTGAAAGTATTTGAGGCTCGTAACCACAACGTATGGGCTCCTAAATACTTTATCAAAGTTCAAACGGCAAAAAACGAAGGTTTTATGAGCCCTAGATGTTTTGTAGTAGGGCAAGATCCTGCAAATAGTGTTTGGAGATATTCCAAAGGACTCGTAACGGATTCAAAACCGTTTTATGATCCAGCTGACAAAGCACATTATCCGAGAGGGACTGAGTATTCAAATCTTAAGGACCTTCCAAAAGAAAAGATCCCACTTTCTGAACTCACAAAAGGTTTGGAAGAAGGAACCTACATAAACAAAAATATGTTAAAACAAAACTAA
- a CDS encoding MarR family winged helix-turn-helix transcriptional regulator encodes MEIEVFKKTTRQYFETALSMHETIATNVGLSGTDHKYLGYLIENGEMTAGELAKRSGLTTGAITGVIDRLEKGKLVKRKFLQSDRRKVIIVPNLERANQLFSPIFKKLQKETDHLISSFSDRELEVVHRYFESAIGIMDKVTKNLKETSGI; translated from the coding sequence ATGGAAATTGAAGTTTTTAAAAAAACAACACGTCAGTATTTTGAAACTGCCCTATCTATGCACGAAACCATTGCGACAAATGTTGGGTTATCTGGGACAGATCATAAATACTTAGGATACTTGATTGAAAATGGTGAGATGACTGCAGGCGAACTAGCAAAACGATCAGGTCTGACAACTGGTGCAATCACTGGAGTCATCGATCGATTAGAGAAAGGGAAATTGGTAAAAAGGAAATTTTTGCAATCAGATAGAAGGAAGGTTATCATTGTTCCTAATTTGGAGAGAGCAAACCAACTGTTTTCCCCTATCTTTAAAAAATTACAAAAAGAAACAGACCATTTGATTTCTAGTTTTTCAGATCGTGAGTTAGAAGTGGTCCATCGGTACTTTGAATCCGCGATTGGGATAATGGATAAAGTGACTAAAAATTTAAAGGAAACGAGTGGGATATGA
- a CDS encoding DoxX family protein, producing the protein MNELNQSPTYLWVGRILSGLVIAFLLFDAGGKLAKIDPVLKSMEELGLPVASATTIGVLLLVITVLYAIPQTAALGALLLTGYLGGAVAIHVRVDNPLWSHTLFPVYVGILLWAGLTLRNPKVKNLFWNF; encoded by the coding sequence ATGAACGAACTCAACCAATCCCCAACCTACCTCTGGGTTGGACGAATTCTCAGTGGACTAGTGATTGCGTTTCTTCTCTTTGACGCAGGGGGAAAACTAGCAAAAATTGATCCCGTCCTCAAAAGTATGGAGGAACTTGGGCTACCAGTAGCCAGTGCTACAACCATCGGGGTCCTTCTCCTTGTGATTACGGTATTGTATGCCATTCCGCAAACCGCAGCACTCGGAGCCCTACTACTCACAGGTTATTTAGGGGGTGCCGTTGCCATTCACGTACGTGTCGATAATCCATTATGGAGCCACACCCTTTTTCCAGTTTACGTAGGGATTCTTCTTTGGGCAGGACTCACGTTACGAAATCCAAAAGTCAAAAACCTTTTCTGGAATTTTTAA
- a CDS encoding TetR/AcrR family transcriptional regulator, translating to MLSISFSFYEKSKNELGMGKQEETRKLIIESAFALIYQNGFQGVGVREIAQSANLTIGAFFYHFPTKNHVGYAIIDEFLSKGIMDRWIVPLEKYDNPIEGIIRTFKKTFEEWPDEFVSRGCPLNNLGQEMSSIDPEFQKKAKELLSTWIQNTKTFLDIARKKKILKPNTDTFKLAEFIVTFQEATFAMGKVMNDRSVYDSLYLSFRDHLRSHCH from the coding sequence ATGTTGTCAATATCATTTTCATTTTATGAGAAATCGAAAAACGAGTTAGGAATGGGAAAACAAGAAGAAACTCGCAAACTGATCATTGAATCTGCTTTTGCATTGATTTACCAAAATGGGTTTCAAGGAGTGGGAGTTCGTGAGATTGCTCAATCAGCCAATTTAACCATTGGTGCATTTTTTTATCATTTTCCGACCAAGAATCATGTTGGTTATGCTATCATTGATGAGTTTTTATCAAAAGGTATTATGGATCGATGGATAGTGCCTTTGGAAAAATATGATAATCCTATTGAAGGGATCATTCGCACATTTAAAAAAACTTTTGAGGAATGGCCGGATGAATTTGTTTCGAGAGGTTGTCCGCTCAATAACTTAGGCCAAGAAATGTCTTCGATTGATCCTGAATTCCAAAAAAAAGCCAAAGAACTTTTGTCTACCTGGATTCAGAACACCAAAACTTTCTTGGATATAGCCAGAAAGAAAAAAATCCTAAAGCCAAATACAGATACATTCAAACTTGCAGAGTTTATCGTAACCTTCCAAGAAGCTACATTCGCAATGGGTAAGGTAATGAATGATCGTAGTGTGTATGATTCTTTGTATCTTTCGTTTCGAGACCATCTTCGTTCGCATTGCCATTGA
- a CDS encoding adenylate/guanylate cyclase domain-containing protein, which produces MGQKRTIATSASEERLEKLLEERLTEGSNHEIIDKRIWDLFGETWCVMFTDLSGFSRGVAKFGIIHFLQTIYESQRILIPVLDEFDGILMKDEGDSLMVLFRNTNKAIQCAIQMQKACKRYNEGRVLEEQILLCVGLGYGKILKIGDTDVFGSEVNAASKLGEDTAKAWEILVTSAVKENADETTDFDFEPITEIPPGSDGAFKLLYTLDEPKWVVL; this is translated from the coding sequence ATGGGTCAAAAACGTACCATCGCAACCTCCGCCTCAGAAGAACGATTAGAAAAACTTTTAGAAGAAAGACTGACTGAAGGTTCAAATCATGAAATCATAGACAAACGAATTTGGGATTTGTTTGGGGAAACTTGGTGTGTGATGTTTACTGACCTATCTGGCTTTTCTAGGGGAGTTGCCAAATTTGGGATCATTCATTTTTTACAAACTATTTATGAATCCCAACGTATCCTGATCCCTGTCCTAGATGAGTTTGATGGTATCCTCATGAAAGATGAAGGCGATAGCCTTATGGTTCTCTTTAGGAATACCAATAAAGCAATTCAGTGCGCCATCCAAATGCAAAAAGCATGCAAACGTTACAATGAAGGAAGAGTTTTGGAAGAACAAATCCTTTTATGTGTTGGTCTTGGGTATGGGAAAATCTTAAAAATTGGGGATACTGATGTGTTTGGCTCGGAAGTGAACGCAGCTTCCAAGTTAGGTGAAGACACGGCGAAAGCTTGGGAGATCCTTGTGACTAGTGCTGTAAAAGAAAATGCAGATGAAACAACCGATTTTGATTTTGAACCGATCACAGAAATTCCACCTGGTTCCGATGGTGCATTTAAACTTCTATATACCTTGGATGAACCAAAGTGGGTCGTATTGTAA
- a CDS encoding AAA domain-containing protein produces MGRAIKQTFGSLEEELNYIESLLGKEREMERNLFLEKESESGSIKSAELVDLRFLVGNTWRAEFQVIVSNKSKLWLKPGVPVLLQNQNESIYGNVYQWRDSKLIIQVRGDYDWENENYTISKWFSETTYDLYNEIIGKVRNETESESYKKLKWCLGYAKGDKPSPPKKTMELPPLERIFSIADYGMVFGPPGTGKTTLLMQAVKEIQSKKLSVLTLCPTNFACDYIVELAIRNGIRVIRLGNSTKIKEEVLDYHLDHLIQTHPDQKQIQNWLTELKAIQKKINSWKRNFGKEEREERNQLRKEAKFLLQTIREAESNIRTKLLDTSELIVSTFSGFGTEFKKGRKFDFVFVDEATQSVDPGCYMAIFSGKKTFFFGDPKQLAVNYNHPDHESVNSFLEKTIEEDSGERIIFLDKQFRMKPEILGFPNAKYYDQKVFTHPDLKILPSSEFTEIFGSDSPILWIDTAGSDSMEETDGEELSFFNEIEVDLIQSFFEKGLPKDSTVVISPYRGQVEKLTKKANGNFYTQTIDSFQGRESEIVILSFVRSNPDGDIGFLMNPKRLNVALTRAKSHLILIGDSSTLCGHKEFQDLYHYIETNGEIRSIYEFMD; encoded by the coding sequence ATGGGAAGAGCCATAAAACAAACATTTGGTTCACTGGAAGAAGAATTAAATTATATCGAGTCCCTTTTAGGAAAAGAAAGGGAAATGGAACGAAATCTTTTTTTAGAAAAGGAATCGGAATCCGGATCCATCAAATCAGCAGAGTTAGTTGACCTTCGTTTTCTTGTTGGAAATACCTGGCGAGCTGAATTCCAAGTGATTGTCTCTAACAAATCTAAACTTTGGTTGAAACCAGGAGTGCCCGTCCTCCTACAAAACCAAAACGAATCCATCTATGGGAATGTTTACCAATGGAGGGATTCAAAACTCATCATCCAAGTGCGGGGTGATTACGATTGGGAAAATGAAAACTACACGATCTCAAAATGGTTTTCGGAAACTACTTATGATTTGTACAATGAAATCATTGGAAAGGTAAGAAATGAAACAGAAAGTGAATCTTACAAAAAACTCAAATGGTGTTTAGGGTATGCGAAGGGAGATAAACCTTCTCCACCAAAAAAAACAATGGAGTTACCTCCATTAGAAAGGATTTTTTCCATTGCCGATTATGGGATGGTGTTTGGACCACCAGGTACAGGAAAGACCACCTTACTGATGCAAGCTGTAAAGGAGATCCAAAGTAAAAAATTGTCTGTCCTAACACTTTGTCCGACTAACTTTGCTTGTGATTACATTGTAGAGCTTGCGATCCGAAATGGAATCCGGGTGATTCGACTTGGGAATTCCACAAAAATCAAGGAGGAAGTGTTGGATTATCATTTAGACCACCTCATCCAAACCCATCCCGACCAAAAACAAATCCAAAATTGGCTAACGGAACTGAAAGCCATTCAGAAAAAAATCAATTCTTGGAAACGTAATTTTGGCAAGGAAGAAAGAGAAGAACGAAATCAATTGCGAAAAGAAGCAAAGTTTTTACTCCAAACCATTCGAGAAGCAGAATCCAATATTAGAACAAAATTACTTGATACAAGCGAACTCATCGTATCTACCTTTTCTGGATTTGGAACTGAATTTAAAAAAGGCCGGAAATTTGATTTTGTGTTTGTAGATGAAGCAACTCAAAGTGTGGATCCAGGTTGTTATATGGCAATTTTCTCTGGGAAAAAAACTTTTTTCTTCGGCGATCCAAAACAATTGGCAGTGAACTACAACCACCCAGACCATGAATCAGTGAATAGTTTTTTAGAAAAAACAATCGAAGAAGATTCAGGAGAACGAATTATCTTTTTAGACAAACAGTTTCGAATGAAACCAGAAATCCTTGGTTTTCCGAATGCCAAGTATTATGATCAGAAAGTATTCACTCACCCAGATTTAAAAATTTTACCTTCTTCAGAATTTACTGAAATTTTCGGATCCGATTCCCCTATTCTTTGGATCGATACTGCTGGCAGTGATTCTATGGAAGAGACTGATGGTGAGGAGCTCAGTTTTTTCAATGAAATAGAAGTGGATTTGATCCAAAGTTTTTTTGAAAAAGGATTACCGAAAGATTCTACCGTCGTCATATCACCTTACAGAGGACAGGTTGAAAAATTAACGAAGAAGGCAAATGGAAACTTTTATACACAAACTATCGACTCCTTTCAAGGAAGGGAATCTGAAATTGTGATCTTAAGTTTTGTTCGTTCTAACCCAGATGGAGACATTGGATTTTTAATGAACCCAAAACGATTGAATGTGGCTCTCACACGTGCGAAATCACATTTGATTCTCATAGGTGATTCTTCAACTCTTTGTGGACATAAAGAATTCCAAGACCTTTACCATTACATTGAAACGAATGGAGAAATTCGATCCATTTATGAATTTATGGATTAA
- a CDS encoding tetratricopeptide repeat protein, which translates to MNPFFSLIREAKQLEEEKDFTRAFNLYAQSEAYTQDESTLIKIKAKKAWCLYSVGNPKETESVFQDIVQNYPSHPLSITVYSRYLIKLKKFKSAKVLLQKSIIQFPSYLENYLLLASLLKDMERSEEAIEVLKKALSQEHLSNGRGIDRKDIWAELGSLYFSRGDFNSALASLKKSLKMVAPEEFLHYDLLALCYLDAEDPENALSAILTHIEYCKEIDPETLIILARAHCRLGKVDEAANNLIQAYSIEDSLFLKAADFIDFAPLLRNGFFTTLENIEWEEP; encoded by the coding sequence ATGAATCCTTTTTTTTCTCTGATCCGTGAAGCGAAACAATTGGAAGAGGAAAAGGATTTCACTCGTGCTTTTAATTTATACGCACAGAGTGAAGCATACACACAAGACGAATCAACTCTCATCAAAATCAAAGCGAAAAAAGCATGGTGTTTGTACTCTGTTGGTAATCCAAAAGAAACAGAATCTGTTTTCCAAGACATTGTCCAAAACTATCCTTCTCACCCTTTGAGTATCACTGTATACTCTCGTTATTTGATTAAACTTAAAAAATTTAAATCCGCAAAAGTCCTTCTTCAAAAAAGTATCATCCAATTCCCTTCTTACTTAGAAAACTATCTCTTACTTGCTTCCCTCTTAAAGGATATGGAACGATCCGAAGAAGCAATCGAAGTACTAAAAAAAGCACTTTCTCAAGAACATTTGAGTAATGGGCGTGGTATTGACAGGAAAGACATTTGGGCAGAACTTGGGTCTTTATATTTTTCAAGAGGAGATTTTAACTCAGCCCTTGCCTCTCTAAAAAAATCCCTTAAGATGGTGGCACCTGAGGAATTCCTCCACTACGATTTACTTGCACTTTGTTATTTAGATGCAGAAGATCCAGAAAATGCACTGAGTGCAATCCTTACGCATATCGAATATTGTAAAGAAATTGATCCAGAAACTTTGATTATTTTAGCAAGAGCCCATTGCCGCTTGGGAAAAGTAGATGAAGCTGCAAATAATCTCATCCAAGCGTATTCCATTGAAGATTCCTTGTTTCTGAAAGCTGCCGATTTTATTGATTTTGCACCACTTCTTCGGAATGGTTTTTTTACTACTTTGGAGAATATTGAATGGGAAGAGCCATAA
- a CDS encoding crotonase/enoyl-CoA hydratase family protein, translated as MNPSPFFTIERKKNIGILWLNRPEKRNAMNWPFWRDLPDIVDEINADPKIHAFVIAAKGKSFSTGLDLEEFFQEFKPVVQGELADGREKLYQLILTMQKGINAVYNSKKPSIALVQKHCIGGGLDLVSACDIRYASEDAVFSLRESKVAIVADMGSLQRLPHLIGNAHTRELALTGKDISASEAFQMGLVTKVTKDFDSLLEAGLKTAEEIAENPTIVIRGVKQVLNHGIGKSIEEGLDYVAVWNASMLDSKDFRSAIGGFMERKRPVFNPETRVD; from the coding sequence ATGAACCCATCTCCTTTTTTTACAATCGAAAGAAAAAAGAATATTGGAATCCTTTGGCTAAATCGTCCGGAAAAACGGAATGCCATGAACTGGCCTTTTTGGCGGGACCTTCCCGATATAGTGGATGAAATCAATGCCGATCCCAAAATCCATGCATTTGTGATCGCCGCAAAAGGGAAATCCTTCTCAACAGGTCTTGATTTGGAAGAGTTTTTCCAAGAATTTAAACCGGTTGTGCAAGGGGAATTAGCAGATGGTAGAGAAAAACTCTACCAACTCATCCTCACGATGCAAAAAGGAATCAATGCCGTTTATAATTCTAAAAAACCTTCCATTGCGCTCGTACAAAAACATTGTATTGGCGGTGGACTTGATTTGGTTTCTGCATGTGACATACGTTATGCGTCTGAAGATGCCGTTTTTTCCTTACGTGAGTCCAAAGTTGCAATCGTCGCAGATATGGGTTCTTTGCAAAGACTCCCACACCTCATAGGTAATGCCCATACGAGGGAACTTGCCCTCACGGGAAAAGACATCTCAGCGAGTGAAGCCTTTCAGATGGGTCTTGTCACAAAGGTAACCAAAGACTTCGATTCATTATTGGAAGCTGGACTAAAAACGGCTGAGGAAATTGCAGAAAATCCAACCATCGTGATCCGTGGGGTCAAACAAGTGCTAAATCATGGGATTGGAAAATCCATTGAAGAAGGTTTAGACTACGTGGCTGTTTGGAATGCAAGTATGCTTGATTCCAAAGATTTCCGAAGTGCAATTGGTGGGTTTATGGAAAGAAAACGACCAGTCTTCAATCCAGAAACCCGAGTGGATTAA
- a CDS encoding prolipoprotein diacylglyceryl transferase — translation MLDRIPIPNPFGWEGLSTFSLLMMLAFLVGSYLLPKELERKKLDPIHSDWLIFLGILGTLIGAKIFFIFEIWDQVFIDVPGYDGKYSYPLTHWNGFPGHPGLWSSLFSGGGLVFFGGLLFGWLFITLYFRYHKLDIGAYYDAVIPAISMGYAIGRLGCFVSGDGCYGFATDERIPFFVFEFHGAHPSGVPVWNTPVMESIMAFGYFSYFQFWARYQNFRKWSIGAQFLIIHGFARLIIEFLRVNKAVIPFFDPPTLVNIPDANGNPTFLTGYYWHGFSQSQYISIALILFGVYLMISKKLWLKEEVNV, via the coding sequence ATGTTAGATCGAATTCCGATTCCCAATCCTTTTGGCTGGGAGGGTCTCTCCACCTTCAGCCTACTTATGATGTTAGCTTTCCTTGTTGGTTCCTACCTCCTCCCAAAGGAGCTAGAACGTAAAAAATTAGATCCCATCCACTCCGACTGGTTGATTTTTCTTGGGATTTTAGGCACACTCATTGGGGCAAAAATTTTCTTTATCTTTGAAATATGGGACCAAGTGTTCATTGATGTTCCAGGTTACGATGGAAAATACAGTTACCCTCTCACCCATTGGAACGGATTCCCGGGCCATCCTGGACTATGGTCTTCTCTCTTTAGCGGTGGTGGACTTGTGTTTTTTGGTGGCCTTCTTTTTGGTTGGTTATTTATCACTTTATACTTTCGTTACCATAAGCTCGATATTGGCGCCTATTATGATGCAGTGATACCAGCAATTAGCATGGGTTATGCGATCGGTAGACTTGGTTGTTTTGTGAGTGGGGATGGTTGTTACGGATTTGCCACAGACGAAAGGATTCCTTTTTTTGTATTTGAATTCCACGGAGCACATCCATCCGGAGTTCCTGTTTGGAATACTCCTGTGATGGAATCCATCATGGCCTTCGGTTATTTTTCCTATTTTCAATTTTGGGCAAGATACCAAAATTTTCGGAAATGGAGTATTGGTGCCCAGTTTCTCATCATCCATGGGTTTGCAAGACTCATCATTGAATTTTTGCGCGTGAACAAAGCGGTGATTCCTTTTTTTGACCCACCCACTCTCGTCAATATCCCAGATGCGAATGGTAACCCAACCTTTCTCACTGGATACTACTGGCATGGATTTTCTCAGTCACAGTATATCTCGATTGCCCTTATCCTCTTTGGTGTATATCTCATGATCTCCAAAAAACTTTGGTTAAAGGAAGAAGTTAACGTATGA
- a CDS encoding DoxX family protein produces the protein MFDILFSTSGDIIPLILRITAFVVIFPHGAQKLLGWFGGYGFKGTYGFFTGTMKFPGFLAVLIILGESFGSVLLLVGFLTKFAALSIAIIMFGAAFLAHRQNGFFINWNGNQKGEGYEFHILAIGLLLALIVGGAGVYSVDFNLIGKF, from the coding sequence ATGTTTGATATTCTATTTTCTACTTCAGGGGACATTATCCCACTTATTTTACGCATCACAGCGTTTGTTGTGATTTTCCCACACGGTGCCCAAAAACTTCTCGGTTGGTTTGGAGGATACGGATTCAAAGGAACTTATGGTTTTTTTACAGGGACCATGAAATTCCCTGGTTTCCTTGCTGTTCTCATCATCCTCGGTGAATCGTTTGGATCTGTTTTGTTACTCGTTGGATTTTTAACAAAATTTGCAGCTCTCTCGATTGCGATCATCATGTTCGGTGCTGCTTTCCTTGCACACAGACAAAACGGTTTTTTCATCAATTGGAATGGAAACCAAAAAGGAGAAGGATATGAATTCCATATTCTTGCCATCGGACTTTTACTGGCTCTCATTGTAGGCGGAGCGGGTGTGTATTCCGTTGATTTTAATTTGATCGGAAAGTTCTAA